The following coding sequences are from one Oncorhynchus clarkii lewisi isolate Uvic-CL-2024 chromosome 20, UVic_Ocla_1.0, whole genome shotgun sequence window:
- the LOC139376055 gene encoding high affinity 3',5'-cyclic-AMP phosphodiesterase 7A-like isoform X5 produces MGIVLIWSLVLILMRWISHKRRGAISYDSEDQTALYIRMLDVRVRSQVGFEPERRGSHPYLYVDFRTLHSRPEAARPVSARNVRRLLSFQRYLHSSRFFHGIPANNPLGYILDDDFTGQAKLMLQKVGKWNFDIFLFDRLTNGNSLVNLTFHLFNTYGLIELFQLDMIKLRRFLVMIQEDYRCQNPYHNAVHAADVTQAMYCYLQEPKLSETLTSCDLLLGLLAAATHDLDHPGVNQPFLIKTDHYLAALYKNSSVLENHHWKSAVGLLRESDLLSHLPTEDGLNMEERLGSLILATDISRQNDYLSEFRTHLDKGDLCLTNGGHRHFILQMALKCADICNPCRPWKLSKQWSEKVTEEFFHQGDIERKHNLEVTPLCDRQSNSVANIQIGFMAYVVEPLFVEWSRFSDTRLSQTMMSHLSLNKQGWNEGRDKQEASSSRASEEQRTPATKDSNSKVLPQGSKGS; encoded by the exons ATGGGAATTGTACTTATCTGGTCCTTGGTTTTGATTCTAATGAGGTGGATTTCACACAAG AGACGAGGGGCGATCTCCTATGACAGTGAGGATCAAACGGCTCTCTACATTCGGATGCTCG ATGTGAGAGTCAGAAGCCAGGTGGGGTTTGAACCAGAGCGAAGAGGGTCTCATCCCTACTTGTATGTCGATTTCCGAACTTTGCATT CCCGACCTGAGGCTGCGCGGCCTGTGTCTGCCAGGAATGTCCGAAGGCTGCTGAGCTTTCAGAGGTACCTCCACTCGTCACGGTTCTTTCACGGCATCCCAGCCAACAACCCTCTAGGCTACATCCTTGACGATGACTTCACAGGTCAAGCCAAG TTAATGCTGCAGAAGGTTGGAAAATGGAACTTTGATATTTTCCTGTTTGACAGACTTACGAACG GGAACAGCCTCGTCAACCTGACCTTTCACTTATTCAACACTTATGGGTTAATTGAGCTCTTCCAGTTGGACATGATTAAACTTAGAAGATTTTTAG TCATGATTCAAGAGGACTACCGCTGCCAGAACCCCTACCACAATGCAGTCCACGCTGCAGATGTGACTCAGGCCATGTATTGTTACCTGCAGGAGCCCAAG CTTTCTGAGACGCTGACCTCCTGTGATCTCCTGCTGGGTCTGCTGGCTGCTGCCACCCATGATCTGGACCATCCAGGTGTCAACCAGCCTTTCCTCATCAAAACGGACCATTACCTAGCAGCACTGTACAAG AATAGCTCAGTTTTGGAGAATCACCACTGGAAGTCTGCGGTGGGCCTGCTCCGCGAATCAGACCTGCTGTCCCACCTCCCCACTGAAGACGG ATTGAACATGGAGGAGCGGCTTGGATCCCTGATTCTGGCTACGGACATCAGCAGGCAGAATGACTATCTTTCAGAGTTCAGGACACACTTGGACAAGGGAGACCTCTGCCTCACTAACGGAGGACATCGACACTTTATCCTTCAG ATGGCTCTGAAGTGTGCAGACATTTGCAACCCCTGCCGACCATGGAAACTCAGCAAACAGTGGAGCGAGAAAGTGACAGAGGAGTTCTTCCACCAAG GTGACATTGAGCGGAAACATAATCTTGAAGTAACCCCACTCTGTGACAGGCAATCCAACTCGGTTGCCAATATACAGATTG GTTTCATGGCGTACGTGGTAGAGCCTCTGTTTGTGGAATGGTCACGCTTCTCCGACACACGGCTGTCCCAGACCATGATGAGCCACCTGAGCCTGAACAAGCAAGGCTGGAATGAGGGGAGGGACAAGCAGGAGGCTAGCTCTAGTAGGGCCTCAGAGGAACAGAGGACTCCTGCCACCAAAGACTCAAACTCCAAAGTATTACCTCAGGGAAGCAAAGGGTCATGA
- the LOC139376055 gene encoding high affinity 3',5'-cyclic-AMP phosphodiesterase 7A-like isoform X4: protein MGIVLIWSLVLILMRWISHKRRGAISYDSEDQTALYIRMLGDVRVRSQVGFEPERRGSHPYLYVDFRTLHSRPEAARPVSARNVRRLLSFQRYLHSSRFFHGIPANNPLGYILDDDFTGQAKLMLQKVGKWNFDIFLFDRLTNGNSLVNLTFHLFNTYGLIELFQLDMIKLRRFLVMIQEDYRCQNPYHNAVHAADVTQAMYCYLQEPKLSETLTSCDLLLGLLAAATHDLDHPGVNQPFLIKTDHYLAALYKNSSVLENHHWKSAVGLLRESDLLSHLPTEDGLNMEERLGSLILATDISRQNDYLSEFRTHLDKGDLCLTNGGHRHFILQMALKCADICNPCRPWKLSKQWSEKVTEEFFHQGDIERKHNLEVTPLCDRQSNSVANIQIGFMAYVVEPLFVEWSRFSDTRLSQTMMSHLSLNKQGWNEGRDKQEASSSRASEEQRTPATKDSNSKVLPQGSKGS, encoded by the exons ATGGGAATTGTACTTATCTGGTCCTTGGTTTTGATTCTAATGAGGTGGATTTCACACAAG AGACGAGGGGCGATCTCCTATGACAGTGAGGATCAAACGGCTCTCTACATTCGGATGCTCG GAGATGTGAGAGTCAGAAGCCAGGTGGGGTTTGAACCAGAGCGAAGAGGGTCTCATCCCTACTTGTATGTCGATTTCCGAACTTTGCATT CCCGACCTGAGGCTGCGCGGCCTGTGTCTGCCAGGAATGTCCGAAGGCTGCTGAGCTTTCAGAGGTACCTCCACTCGTCACGGTTCTTTCACGGCATCCCAGCCAACAACCCTCTAGGCTACATCCTTGACGATGACTTCACAGGTCAAGCCAAG TTAATGCTGCAGAAGGTTGGAAAATGGAACTTTGATATTTTCCTGTTTGACAGACTTACGAACG GGAACAGCCTCGTCAACCTGACCTTTCACTTATTCAACACTTATGGGTTAATTGAGCTCTTCCAGTTGGACATGATTAAACTTAGAAGATTTTTAG TCATGATTCAAGAGGACTACCGCTGCCAGAACCCCTACCACAATGCAGTCCACGCTGCAGATGTGACTCAGGCCATGTATTGTTACCTGCAGGAGCCCAAG CTTTCTGAGACGCTGACCTCCTGTGATCTCCTGCTGGGTCTGCTGGCTGCTGCCACCCATGATCTGGACCATCCAGGTGTCAACCAGCCTTTCCTCATCAAAACGGACCATTACCTAGCAGCACTGTACAAG AATAGCTCAGTTTTGGAGAATCACCACTGGAAGTCTGCGGTGGGCCTGCTCCGCGAATCAGACCTGCTGTCCCACCTCCCCACTGAAGACGG ATTGAACATGGAGGAGCGGCTTGGATCCCTGATTCTGGCTACGGACATCAGCAGGCAGAATGACTATCTTTCAGAGTTCAGGACACACTTGGACAAGGGAGACCTCTGCCTCACTAACGGAGGACATCGACACTTTATCCTTCAG ATGGCTCTGAAGTGTGCAGACATTTGCAACCCCTGCCGACCATGGAAACTCAGCAAACAGTGGAGCGAGAAAGTGACAGAGGAGTTCTTCCACCAAG GTGACATTGAGCGGAAACATAATCTTGAAGTAACCCCACTCTGTGACAGGCAATCCAACTCGGTTGCCAATATACAGATTG GTTTCATGGCGTACGTGGTAGAGCCTCTGTTTGTGGAATGGTCACGCTTCTCCGACACACGGCTGTCCCAGACCATGATGAGCCACCTGAGCCTGAACAAGCAAGGCTGGAATGAGGGGAGGGACAAGCAGGAGGCTAGCTCTAGTAGGGCCTCAGAGGAACAGAGGACTCCTGCCACCAAAGACTCAAACTCCAAAGTATTACCTCAGGGAAGCAAAGGGTCATGA
- the LOC139376055 gene encoding high affinity 3',5'-cyclic-AMP phosphodiesterase 7A-like isoform X1, whose amino-acid sequence MEVCYQLPVLPLDRPVPKHVLSRRGAISFSSSSSLFGGPAPRQLSKRRGAISYDSEDQTALYIRMLGTYDVRVRSQVGFEPERRGSHPYLYVDFRTLHSRPEAARPVSARNVRRLLSFQRYLHSSRFFHGIPANNPLGYILDDDFTGQAKLMLQKVGKWNFDIFLFDRLTNGNSLVNLTFHLFNTYGLIELFQLDMIKLRRFLVMIQEDYRCQNPYHNAVHAADVTQAMYCYLQEPKLSETLTSCDLLLGLLAAATHDLDHPGVNQPFLIKTDHYLAALYKNSSVLENHHWKSAVGLLRESDLLSHLPTEDGLNMEERLGSLILATDISRQNDYLSEFRTHLDKGDLCLTNGGHRHFILQMALKCADICNPCRPWKLSKQWSEKVTEEFFHQGDIERKHNLEVTPLCDRQSNSVANIQIGFMAYVVEPLFVEWSRFSDTRLSQTMMSHLSLNKQGWNEGRDKQEASSSRASEEQRTPATKDSNSKVLPQGSKGS is encoded by the exons AGACGAGGGGCGATCTCCTATGACAGTGAGGATCAAACGGCTCTCTACATTCGGATGCTCGGTACGTATG ATGTGAGAGTCAGAAGCCAGGTGGGGTTTGAACCAGAGCGAAGAGGGTCTCATCCCTACTTGTATGTCGATTTCCGAACTTTGCATT CCCGACCTGAGGCTGCGCGGCCTGTGTCTGCCAGGAATGTCCGAAGGCTGCTGAGCTTTCAGAGGTACCTCCACTCGTCACGGTTCTTTCACGGCATCCCAGCCAACAACCCTCTAGGCTACATCCTTGACGATGACTTCACAGGTCAAGCCAAG TTAATGCTGCAGAAGGTTGGAAAATGGAACTTTGATATTTTCCTGTTTGACAGACTTACGAACG GGAACAGCCTCGTCAACCTGACCTTTCACTTATTCAACACTTATGGGTTAATTGAGCTCTTCCAGTTGGACATGATTAAACTTAGAAGATTTTTAG TCATGATTCAAGAGGACTACCGCTGCCAGAACCCCTACCACAATGCAGTCCACGCTGCAGATGTGACTCAGGCCATGTATTGTTACCTGCAGGAGCCCAAG CTTTCTGAGACGCTGACCTCCTGTGATCTCCTGCTGGGTCTGCTGGCTGCTGCCACCCATGATCTGGACCATCCAGGTGTCAACCAGCCTTTCCTCATCAAAACGGACCATTACCTAGCAGCACTGTACAAG AATAGCTCAGTTTTGGAGAATCACCACTGGAAGTCTGCGGTGGGCCTGCTCCGCGAATCAGACCTGCTGTCCCACCTCCCCACTGAAGACGG ATTGAACATGGAGGAGCGGCTTGGATCCCTGATTCTGGCTACGGACATCAGCAGGCAGAATGACTATCTTTCAGAGTTCAGGACACACTTGGACAAGGGAGACCTCTGCCTCACTAACGGAGGACATCGACACTTTATCCTTCAG ATGGCTCTGAAGTGTGCAGACATTTGCAACCCCTGCCGACCATGGAAACTCAGCAAACAGTGGAGCGAGAAAGTGACAGAGGAGTTCTTCCACCAAG GTGACATTGAGCGGAAACATAATCTTGAAGTAACCCCACTCTGTGACAGGCAATCCAACTCGGTTGCCAATATACAGATTG GTTTCATGGCGTACGTGGTAGAGCCTCTGTTTGTGGAATGGTCACGCTTCTCCGACACACGGCTGTCCCAGACCATGATGAGCCACCTGAGCCTGAACAAGCAAGGCTGGAATGAGGGGAGGGACAAGCAGGAGGCTAGCTCTAGTAGGGCCTCAGAGGAACAGAGGACTCCTGCCACCAAAGACTCAAACTCCAAAGTATTACCTCAGGGAAGCAAAGGGTCATGA
- the LOC139376055 gene encoding high affinity 3',5'-cyclic-AMP phosphodiesterase 7A-like isoform X2 has translation MEVCYQLPVLPLDRPVPKHVLSRRGAISFSSSSSLFGGPAPRQLSKRRGAISYDSEDQTALYIRMLGDVRVRSQVGFEPERRGSHPYLYVDFRTLHSRPEAARPVSARNVRRLLSFQRYLHSSRFFHGIPANNPLGYILDDDFTGQAKLMLQKVGKWNFDIFLFDRLTNGNSLVNLTFHLFNTYGLIELFQLDMIKLRRFLVMIQEDYRCQNPYHNAVHAADVTQAMYCYLQEPKLSETLTSCDLLLGLLAAATHDLDHPGVNQPFLIKTDHYLAALYKNSSVLENHHWKSAVGLLRESDLLSHLPTEDGLNMEERLGSLILATDISRQNDYLSEFRTHLDKGDLCLTNGGHRHFILQMALKCADICNPCRPWKLSKQWSEKVTEEFFHQGDIERKHNLEVTPLCDRQSNSVANIQIGFMAYVVEPLFVEWSRFSDTRLSQTMMSHLSLNKQGWNEGRDKQEASSSRASEEQRTPATKDSNSKVLPQGSKGS, from the exons AGACGAGGGGCGATCTCCTATGACAGTGAGGATCAAACGGCTCTCTACATTCGGATGCTCG GAGATGTGAGAGTCAGAAGCCAGGTGGGGTTTGAACCAGAGCGAAGAGGGTCTCATCCCTACTTGTATGTCGATTTCCGAACTTTGCATT CCCGACCTGAGGCTGCGCGGCCTGTGTCTGCCAGGAATGTCCGAAGGCTGCTGAGCTTTCAGAGGTACCTCCACTCGTCACGGTTCTTTCACGGCATCCCAGCCAACAACCCTCTAGGCTACATCCTTGACGATGACTTCACAGGTCAAGCCAAG TTAATGCTGCAGAAGGTTGGAAAATGGAACTTTGATATTTTCCTGTTTGACAGACTTACGAACG GGAACAGCCTCGTCAACCTGACCTTTCACTTATTCAACACTTATGGGTTAATTGAGCTCTTCCAGTTGGACATGATTAAACTTAGAAGATTTTTAG TCATGATTCAAGAGGACTACCGCTGCCAGAACCCCTACCACAATGCAGTCCACGCTGCAGATGTGACTCAGGCCATGTATTGTTACCTGCAGGAGCCCAAG CTTTCTGAGACGCTGACCTCCTGTGATCTCCTGCTGGGTCTGCTGGCTGCTGCCACCCATGATCTGGACCATCCAGGTGTCAACCAGCCTTTCCTCATCAAAACGGACCATTACCTAGCAGCACTGTACAAG AATAGCTCAGTTTTGGAGAATCACCACTGGAAGTCTGCGGTGGGCCTGCTCCGCGAATCAGACCTGCTGTCCCACCTCCCCACTGAAGACGG ATTGAACATGGAGGAGCGGCTTGGATCCCTGATTCTGGCTACGGACATCAGCAGGCAGAATGACTATCTTTCAGAGTTCAGGACACACTTGGACAAGGGAGACCTCTGCCTCACTAACGGAGGACATCGACACTTTATCCTTCAG ATGGCTCTGAAGTGTGCAGACATTTGCAACCCCTGCCGACCATGGAAACTCAGCAAACAGTGGAGCGAGAAAGTGACAGAGGAGTTCTTCCACCAAG GTGACATTGAGCGGAAACATAATCTTGAAGTAACCCCACTCTGTGACAGGCAATCCAACTCGGTTGCCAATATACAGATTG GTTTCATGGCGTACGTGGTAGAGCCTCTGTTTGTGGAATGGTCACGCTTCTCCGACACACGGCTGTCCCAGACCATGATGAGCCACCTGAGCCTGAACAAGCAAGGCTGGAATGAGGGGAGGGACAAGCAGGAGGCTAGCTCTAGTAGGGCCTCAGAGGAACAGAGGACTCCTGCCACCAAAGACTCAAACTCCAAAGTATTACCTCAGGGAAGCAAAGGGTCATGA
- the LOC139376055 gene encoding high affinity 3',5'-cyclic-AMP phosphodiesterase 7A-like isoform X3 codes for MEVCYQLPVLPLDRPVPKHVLSRRGAISFSSSSSLFGGPAPRQLSKRRGAISYDSEDQTALYIRMLDVRVRSQVGFEPERRGSHPYLYVDFRTLHSRPEAARPVSARNVRRLLSFQRYLHSSRFFHGIPANNPLGYILDDDFTGQAKLMLQKVGKWNFDIFLFDRLTNGNSLVNLTFHLFNTYGLIELFQLDMIKLRRFLVMIQEDYRCQNPYHNAVHAADVTQAMYCYLQEPKLSETLTSCDLLLGLLAAATHDLDHPGVNQPFLIKTDHYLAALYKNSSVLENHHWKSAVGLLRESDLLSHLPTEDGLNMEERLGSLILATDISRQNDYLSEFRTHLDKGDLCLTNGGHRHFILQMALKCADICNPCRPWKLSKQWSEKVTEEFFHQGDIERKHNLEVTPLCDRQSNSVANIQIGFMAYVVEPLFVEWSRFSDTRLSQTMMSHLSLNKQGWNEGRDKQEASSSRASEEQRTPATKDSNSKVLPQGSKGS; via the exons AGACGAGGGGCGATCTCCTATGACAGTGAGGATCAAACGGCTCTCTACATTCGGATGCTCG ATGTGAGAGTCAGAAGCCAGGTGGGGTTTGAACCAGAGCGAAGAGGGTCTCATCCCTACTTGTATGTCGATTTCCGAACTTTGCATT CCCGACCTGAGGCTGCGCGGCCTGTGTCTGCCAGGAATGTCCGAAGGCTGCTGAGCTTTCAGAGGTACCTCCACTCGTCACGGTTCTTTCACGGCATCCCAGCCAACAACCCTCTAGGCTACATCCTTGACGATGACTTCACAGGTCAAGCCAAG TTAATGCTGCAGAAGGTTGGAAAATGGAACTTTGATATTTTCCTGTTTGACAGACTTACGAACG GGAACAGCCTCGTCAACCTGACCTTTCACTTATTCAACACTTATGGGTTAATTGAGCTCTTCCAGTTGGACATGATTAAACTTAGAAGATTTTTAG TCATGATTCAAGAGGACTACCGCTGCCAGAACCCCTACCACAATGCAGTCCACGCTGCAGATGTGACTCAGGCCATGTATTGTTACCTGCAGGAGCCCAAG CTTTCTGAGACGCTGACCTCCTGTGATCTCCTGCTGGGTCTGCTGGCTGCTGCCACCCATGATCTGGACCATCCAGGTGTCAACCAGCCTTTCCTCATCAAAACGGACCATTACCTAGCAGCACTGTACAAG AATAGCTCAGTTTTGGAGAATCACCACTGGAAGTCTGCGGTGGGCCTGCTCCGCGAATCAGACCTGCTGTCCCACCTCCCCACTGAAGACGG ATTGAACATGGAGGAGCGGCTTGGATCCCTGATTCTGGCTACGGACATCAGCAGGCAGAATGACTATCTTTCAGAGTTCAGGACACACTTGGACAAGGGAGACCTCTGCCTCACTAACGGAGGACATCGACACTTTATCCTTCAG ATGGCTCTGAAGTGTGCAGACATTTGCAACCCCTGCCGACCATGGAAACTCAGCAAACAGTGGAGCGAGAAAGTGACAGAGGAGTTCTTCCACCAAG GTGACATTGAGCGGAAACATAATCTTGAAGTAACCCCACTCTGTGACAGGCAATCCAACTCGGTTGCCAATATACAGATTG GTTTCATGGCGTACGTGGTAGAGCCTCTGTTTGTGGAATGGTCACGCTTCTCCGACACACGGCTGTCCCAGACCATGATGAGCCACCTGAGCCTGAACAAGCAAGGCTGGAATGAGGGGAGGGACAAGCAGGAGGCTAGCTCTAGTAGGGCCTCAGAGGAACAGAGGACTCCTGCCACCAAAGACTCAAACTCCAAAGTATTACCTCAGGGAAGCAAAGGGTCATGA